The genomic interval AGGACGTAGGCGGAGGTGTTGAAGTTGAACCCGGCCTGCTGGAAGGAGTCGCCGTCGCGGATGGTGAGCTTCCGGGCGACTGTGCGGAACTCATCCCAGGTGACGGGCACGTCCGCCTCCGTGAGGCCGGCCGCCTCCCACATGGACTTGTTGTAGTAGATGAGGCCGGTCATGAGGCCGTAGTCCATGTAGTAGACCTTGCCGTCCACGAGGTGGCCGTCGACACCGACGAAGTCCTGTGAGAGTGCTTCAAGGTCGACGTCGTAGGCCTCGCAGTAGGGCAGGACGTTCTCGTGGTGGGAGTTGTGGATGTTGAAGATGGCGGGGCCGTCCTGGCCCTGGAGGGCGAGCGGGAGCTTGGTCCAGTAGTCGTCCCAGGGCTGGTTGACGACGTTGATCTGAACATTGGGGTGGATCCTCTGGTAGGCGTCGGCGAAGGCGCTGAACTTCTCGTCGCTGTCCCACAGCCACCAGTCCAGCGTGATCGGGTCTCCGTTGTTCACCAGGGTGTTCGGGTCGTAGGTGAAGTTGACCCCCTGAATATCGAGGCCCTTGGCGGGCTGTGTGTCCTGGACGGCGGCGGGCTTGTCGGTGCCGCCCGAGCAGGAGGCCAGGGGGACGAGCGCGGTGATGGATGCGGCGCCGAGGAGGAATGAGCGACGGGAGGGGTGCGGTGCCATGAGGACTCCTATGTCGAGGCGAGAAACACGGATGAGCGTTGGTGTAGCGCTAAACCAAACTGGATGATACGTTGCGCCCATGAGGTGGTCAACACCTCGTCGCGCGCTGCAGGAACGCTCGGGAGGAACGGCATGGCCACGCTTCAGGACGTCGCCCGACTCGCCGGGGTCAGCGCGATGACGGTGTCCAACGTCATCAACGGACGGGCGGGCAAGGTCTCCGCGGCAACCACTGCGAGAGTGATGGCCGCCGTCGAGGAGGTCGGATACGTGCCCAATGCCTCGGCCCGCTCCCTGGCGTCCTCCGCCTCACGGATCATCGCCCTGGTCTACGGCGCCGCCCCCGGCCGCGCCGCCCTGGGCTCGCCCTACGAGTCACTCTTCGTCGGCGCCTGTGAGGAGAGGGCTCGCGACGGCGGATTCGCCCTCATGCTGTGCGGCGCCACGCGGGTGACGGAGACCATCGACCAGCTGCGTTCCTGGAACGTGGCCGGCGCCGTTGTCATGGCCACCACCATCACCACCCCCCGCGACTTTGCGAACCGGGTGACAGCGCCGACGGTGTTCGTCGACGCCTACGAGGACCTGGACGACATCTCCTACGTCAATATCGACGACGTGGGCGGTGCGCGGCTTGTCGGAGAGAAGATCGCCGCGCTCGGCCACCGCCACGTCGCCTTCGTCGGCCCCTCCACCGTGGGGTCGGGAGTCGTGCGTGCCAGGCTCGACGGCCTGAGACAGGGGCTCGCCGAGTACGGCGTGAGCCTGGAGCGTCGCGACGTCTTCCTCGCAGAGGTCGACTTTGAGCAGGGGCGGGCCTTCGCCCACCGCTTGGCGCAGGGGCGCAGCGAGATCACGGCTGTCTTCGCCTCCGGTGACTTCCTGGCGCTGGGCATCGTCGCCGGACTCAGGCAGTGCGGCCTCAACGTTCCCGGGGACGTGTCCGTCGTCGGCTTCGACGGCCTGGACATCTCCACCTACACCGATCCGCCGCTGACGACCGTGCGTCAGTCGGTGAGGGACAAGGCCACGACAGCCGTGGACTACCTCATCGAGGCCATTGGAGGAGACGACCCGGTCCTGCGCGGGACGGTCCTGCCTGTCACCTGGGCCCCCGGCGCAGCCCTCGCGGGCCCGCCCGGCCCGGCCGCGGCCCGCGCAAGAGCCGCCACATGAGCGGGCCCGCCCGCCCGGCCGGTGCATCGCCGTCGGCCGCCCCGACAGCCCGACCACTGCCCCCAGGAGGACCCATGAGCTACCCCGCCCTTGTCACCAGCCCGCGCCACGTCGGCCAGGACGCCGAGTGGTGGCGCCGCGCCGTCGTCTACCAGGTCTACCCCCGCTCCTTCCAGGACACCGACGGCGACGGCTACGGCGACATCCCCGGCATCACGCGCCGCCTCGACCACCTCGACGCCCTCGGCGTCGACGTCGTGTGGCTCAGCCCCGTCTACCGCTCGCCCCAGGACGACAACGGCTACGACATCAGCGACTACGAGGACATCGACCCCCTCTTCGGCACCCTCGAGGACCTCGACGCCCTCATCGCGGGCCTGCACGCGCGCGGCATGCGCCTGGTCATGGACCTCGTCGTCAACCACACGAGCGACGAGCACCCCTGGTTCACCGAGTCCCGCTCCTCGACGCTCAGCCCCAAGCGCGACTGGTACATCTGGCGTCCGGCGCGCGAGGTCCCGGGCCTGGCCCCGGGCGAGTCCGGCACCGAGCCCACCAACTGGGGGTCGGCCTTCTCCGGCTCCGCCTGGCAGTGGGACGAGGCCACAGGCGAGTTCTACCTGCACCTGTTCTCCGTCAAGCAGCCGGACCTCAACTGGGAGAACCCCGAGGTCCGCGCCGCCGTCTACGACATGATGGGCCGCTGGCTCGACCGCGGCGTCGACGGCTTCCGTATGGACGTCATCAACTTCATCTCCAAGACCTACCCGCTGGCCGACGCTCCCCGGTGGGAGGGTGCCCTGTATGGCTCGAGCTTCGCGGCCGTCGCCAACGGCCCGCGCATCCACGAGTTCCTGCACGAGATGAACGAGACGGTCTTCGCCCCGCGCCGGCGCCACATCCTCACCGTCGGGGAGACGCCGGGCGTCACCCTCGCGGACGCGCCGCTCTACACCGACCCCGCCCGAGGCGAGCTCGACATGGTCTTCCAGTTCGAGCATGTGGGCCTGGCCGAGGGGCCCGGCGGCAAGTTCGACCCCCGCCCCGTGGACATGAGCGCCCTGAAGGACAACCTCGCCGCCTGGCAGTCGGCGCTGGCCCCCGCCGTCGACGACGACGGCCGCGTGACCGGCGAGCTCGGATGGGGGTCGAGCTACTGGGACAACCACGATCAGCCGCGCGCCGTCTCCCGCTTTGGCGACGACGACCCGGCCTGGCGCGGGATCAGCGCCAAGACGCTCGCCAGCGTCCTGCACCTGCACCGCGGCACCCCGTACGTCTACCAGGGTGAGGAGATCGGGCAGACCAACACGGTCTTCACGGGCCTGGACTCCTACCGGGACCTGGAGTCCGTCAACCACTTCCACGAGCGCGTCGCCCGCGGCGACGACCCCGAGCGCGTGCTCGCCTCCATGATGACCAACTCGCGCGACAACGCCCGCACCCCCGTCCAGTGGGACGACGGCCCCCAGGCCGGCTTCACCACCGGCACCCCCTGGATCGACGTCACCCCCAACTACCCGCGGGTCAACGCCGCCGCCCAGGTGGGTGTGCCCGGCAGCGTCTTCGAGCACTACCGGGCCCTCATCGCCCTGCGGCACGCCGACGACGCTGTTGCCCTGGGCACCTTCCGCCTGCTGGATGCCGGGCAGGCGGCCTCCTGGTGCGTCCTGCGCGAGCACGTCGGGGCCGACGGGGCACGTGAGCAGGTCCTGCTGCTGGCCAGCCTGACCCGCGAGGGGCTCGCGCTGGGGGAGGGGTCCGCGCTGCGCGCGCTGCTGGCCGGTCAGGGCGTGGACCTGGCCGAGTGGGCCGGTGCCGAGCGCCTGCTCCTCGCCTCCCTGCCCGCGGAGGAGGCCCCGGCCTCGGGTGTCGGTGCTCCGGAGCGTCTGGAGGGCTGGGACTCCGTCGTCCTGCGGCGCGTGGTTGCCTCCACCGGCGTCACGCTCGACGCCGTCCCCCAGGGTCGCATCGAAGTCCCAAGCGACCAATGGGAGAAAGGGGCGCGCCTGCCGTCACTCAGCCTGCCGGACGGCATGACCTCTGACCAGATTCTTGACGAGGACCGACGGGATCGGTTCTGACACCCTACCCGGACGCCTCCTTCGCGGGGATCGCCCTCTTCCCACAACAAGGGCCACCAGACCGACGCCATGAGTACGCGCGCGGGAAAGCGCGCGGCGACGGCGCTGATCGCGGTGGCGGCGGACTGCTACCTGGCCGGGGTCTCGACCCGCCGGATGGACAAGGTCGCCAAGACTCTGGGCATTGACTCACTGTCTGAGTCACAGGTCTCGCGCGTGGCCGCCGACCTGGATGTACGCCTCGAGCAGTTCCGTCGACGCCCAAGCAGGTTGAAGTGGCCCTTTCCAGTGAGGCGTCCCGCTCAGTCGGCCTCGGGGATGAAGGCCGGCAGGGCGTCGGGCGGGATCGGACCGTCGTTGTCGTTGACCAGGCTGATGGCGTCGCGCATGCTCATCCACCACTGCGACAGCGGACGGCGCTTGTCCAGGTCCAGCTCCTCGTGCATCCGCGCCAGCGGGTGGCTGGCGAGCCGACCCCGCAGGAGCCCCACATAGGAGGCCGCGCAGGTCCCCGCCTTGAGCTCAGCTGCCAGCAGGCCGAGCGCGTGGTGAACGAACTTGGTGGCCATGATGCGGTCGAAGGCCGTCGGGTTACCGCCCTGCTGGATGTGACCGATGATCGCCTCTCGCACGTCGTAGAGCCCGCGACCCTCCTCGGCGAAGATCTTCGCCAGCACGTCCGTCGTGTAGTTCTCGCTCGCCTTCTCGTTGCGCACCACGAGATAGAGCTTGCGCCCCGAACGGAAGGACTCCACCATCCGCTCGGAGTCCGCAGCCAGCTGCTGAAGCGTGATGCCGTCCTCGTTGAGGTAGACACGCTCGGCGCCCGTGGCAATGCCGCTCATGAGCGTGAGGTAGCCGCAGCGACGCCCCATGGTCTCAGTGACGAAACAACGGTGCGAGGCGGCGGCGGACAGCTTGATCGCGTCCAGGGCCTGCACCGAGGCGTTGAGCGCCGTGTCCGCCCCGATGCTCAGCTCCGAGCCCGGCAGGTTGTTGTCCACACTGGCCGGCACGCACACGATCGGGATGTTGAACGCGGGGTAGCGGTCGCGCTCGGTGACGAGCAGGTGGGAGGCGAGGTAGGCGTTGTAACCGCCGATGACGAGCAGCGCGTCGATCTGGGCGGACTCGATGGCGCGCCCGAGCGCGTAAAGCTGCTCGATGCGCGGCACCTCACGGCGCGTGCCGAGCTCGGCGCCGCCGTCGCCGACCCAGCCCTCGACGTCGTCCCAGCTCAGCTCCGTGACGTTGCCATCCAGCAGCCCGGGGAACCCGCCGTGCACGCCGAGCATCGTCATCCCGTGGTCGAGCCCCAGGCGCACGGCCGCACGCGCCGCCGTGTTCATCCCCGGCGCCAGCCCGCCCGCGTGGACGACGGCGACGCGCTTGGTGGTGGCCGGACCACCACCCGCGGGTGCCTCCGACTCGTGGTGGAGCTCGCCCAGGGCGGCGGGGGAGAGCACCGGCGGGGTCGACATCGTCTCGAAAATCGAGATCATCTCGGCGAAGGAGCCGCCGCGCGAGCGGACGGCCGCCTCGTAATCACGCGAGTTCACCAGGTCCTTGATCGCGCGGGTGGCCGCCACCTGCTCCATCATCGGCAGACGGTGGATGCGGTTGTGGTGCTCGGCGATGATGACCGGCTCGGACTCGGGGGTCGCCAGGACGGCCTCACGGGCCGCCGCGCAGCCCAGCAGCGTGGACATCCACCGGTCGTAGGCCGAGGGCTGGCCACCGCGCTGGACGTGGCCGAGGATCGTCACCCGCGGCGTCTCGCCGGTGCGCTCCTCGATGGCCCGGCTGACGTCGTCGGCGGTGATGCGGTTGCCGTCACGGTCGGTCGCTCCCTCGGCCACGATGACCATGGACTCGCGGCGCCCCGCCTCACGGCCCTTGGCGAGCTTGAGGCACATGTCGTCCTCCCAGCCCTCGGCGGGCGGCATCTCCGGGATGAGGACGTAGTCACAGCCGCCGGCGACGGCGCTCATGAGGGCCAGGTAGCCGCAGTGGCGGCCCATGACCTCGACGATGAAGGTGCGCTGGTGGGAGGCCGCCGTCGAGGAGATGTCGTCGATGGCGTCGAGGATGCGGTGCAGGGCGGAGTCCGTGCCGATGGTCATGTCCGCACCCACGAGGTCGTTGTCGATGGAGCCGACGATGCCGGTGACCATGAGCGTCGGGTGGGCGTCGGCCACCTCCTGGCCCAGGCGGCCCGCGGCGACGAGGTCGGCCAGCAGGCGCGGCCAGTTCGTGCGGAACTCGTCCGTGCCGGTGAGGGAGCCGTCACCACCGATGACGACGAGGCGGTCGATGCCGTGGGCGAGCAGGTGCTCCGCGGCGTCCATCTGCCCCTCCCACGTGCGGAACTCGTCCGAGCGGGCCGTGCCGATGACCGTGCCGCCGCGGTGGAGGACCGCGCTGACCGAGTCCCACTCCAGGGGCCGGATCCCGTCACCGCCGGCGACGGCGCCGGCCCACCCCTCCATGACCGCGTAAGGCTGGGCGCCCATACGCAGGGAGGCCCGCACGACGGCACGCACCGCCGCGTTCATACCCTGCGCGTCACCACCGGAGGTGAGCACGCCGATACGTACCTTCTCGCCGTCAGGCGTCAGGACGGGGGAGGGGTTCTGCTCGAGGGCGACGGGGCTCATACGGGCGTCCTTCTGTGAGGGGACAGGTCCGGACACCATTGTGGTCGTTCGGTACAGGGGCGTCACGTGATCGGGCCGGGGACCGCTCCGCGCCCGGCGAAGCGCTGCAATCGCGGGCGCGTCGGTGCGCGAGCCGGGAGGCAGAGACGGACCTAAGTCCTGAACTCGAGGTGATTGATCCGCATTTCGCCAGGTGCGCGCCCGCCGCTCGCGCTACTCTCAACAGGCCAGCCCGGCTCGCCACGAGGCGAGCCGTACCGCCCGACGACGGGCTCGACCGGGAAGGACCCGACGCTCGATGGACCTGCACGAGTACCAGGCCAAGGGCCTCCTCCAACGTCACGGCGTGCCCGTGCTCCACGGAGAGGTTGCCTCAGACCCCCAGACCGCTGAGGAGATCGCCCAGCGGCTGCTCACCCCCCAATGCCCGCTTCTCGTCGTCAAGGCCCAGGTCCGCACCGGTGGGCGCGGCAAGGCCGGCGGCGTGCGCCTGGCCCGAACCCCCGCCGAGGCCCGAGAGGCCGCCGAGGCGATCCTCGGACTGGACATCAAGGGCCACATCGTCCGCCGGGTCCTCGTCACCGAGGGCGCCGACATCGCCCAGGAGCTCTACGCCTCCTTCCTGCTGGATAGGGCCGAGCGCCGTTGGCTCGCCCTGTGCTCCGCTGAGGGCGGCATGGACATCGAGACCCTGGCCAAGGAGCGCCCCGAGGCCCTGGCCCGCGTCGGCATCGACCCGATCGAGGGCGTCACGCCCGAGGTCGCCGCCCGCATCACCGCCGCCGCCGGAATCGCCGAGCCCCTGGCCGGGAGCGTCGCCGAGGTCCTCCTCCTGCTGTGGCAGACGCTCGTGGCCGAGGACGCCACCCTCGTCGAGATCAACCCCCTCGCCGTCACCCCCGACGGCACGGTCCTCGCCCTGGACGCCAAGATCACCCTCGACGACAACTCCGCCTTCCGTCACGAGCCGATCCCCGACGCGCACGAGAACGAGGGCACCGACCCCCTCGAGGCCCGCGCCCACGAGCTCGGCCTCAACTACGTGCGCCTGGAGGGCGAGGTCGGCGTGCTGGGCAACGGCGCCGGCCTGGTGATGTCCACCCTCGACGTCGTCGCCGGAGCCGGCACCCGCCACGGCGGCGTGCGCCCCGCCAACTTCCTCGACCTGGGAGGCGGCTCCTCCACTGAGGCGATGGCCACCGGCCTCGAGCTCGTCGCCTCCGACCCCCAGGTGCGCGCCGTCCTCGTCAACGTCTTCGGCGGCATCACCTCCTGCGACACCGTCGCCGGCGGCATCATCGCCGCGGTCGAGCGCCTGGGCGGACTCGACAAGCCCGTCGTCGTCCGCCTGGACGGCAACCGCGCCGAGGACGGGCGCCGCATGCTCGCCGAGGCCGCCCTGCCCGGCGTCAACGTCGTCGACACGATGGACGGGGCCGCCGACGTCGTCGCCCGCCTCGCGCACGAGGCCACCTCCCCCCGCACCGACACCCCCCAGGAGGCCTGAGCCATGAGCATCTTCCTCACCGAGGACGACCTCGTCATCGTCCAGGGCATGACCGGCTCCGAGGGCCGTCGCCACACCCGCCGCATGCTCAGCGCCGGCACCCGCGTCGTCGCCGGGGTCAACCCCCGCAAGGCCGGAACCACCGTCGCCTTCGACGTTGAGCCCCTGGGCCCCGGCGCCGCGGACGTCACCGCCGGCACCGTCGAGGTTCCCGTCTACGGCACAGTCGCCGAGGCCCGCACCGCCACCGGCGCCGAGGTCTCCGTCATCTTCGTGCCCCCCGCCCACGTGCGCGGCGCCGTCACCGAGGCCGTCGACGCCGGAATGCGCCTCGTCGTCGTCATCACCGAGGGCGTGCCCGTCGCGGACGCCACCTGGGCCATCGCCTACGCGGCCGCCCACGGCACCCGGGTCATCGGCCCCAACTGCCCCGGCATCATCTCCCCGGGACGCTCCAACGTCGGCATCACGCCGCCGGACATCACCGGCCCCGGTCCCGTGGGCCTGGTGTCCAAGTCCGGCACCCTGACCTACCAGCTCATGCACGAGCTGGGCGACATCGGCTTCACCACCTGCATCGGCATCGGCGGTGACCCGGTGGTCGGCACCACCCACATCGACGCGCTTGCGGCCTTCGAGGCCGACGAGGACACCCGCCTGGTTGTCATGATCGGTGAGATCGGCGGCGACGCCGAGGAACGGGCGGCGGCCTACATCGCCTCCTCGATGACCAAGCCGGTCGTCGCCTACGTGGCCGGCTTCACCGCCCCCGAGGGCAGGACGATGGGCCACGCCGGCGCCATCGTCTCCGGCTCCTCCGGCACCGCTGAGGCGAAGAAGACCGCCCTGGAGGCCGTCGGCGTGCGCGTGGGGCGCACCCCCTCGGCCACGGCCGCGATCGCCCGGGACCTGCTGCGCGAGCTCGACGGCGGGAGCGACGTCGAGGAGTGAGGACCGACCACCCCCTGCCGCGCACCCTCCTGCCCCGCGACTGGCCCGTTGCCATACGCACCGGGTGTGAGGCGGCCCTCGGAGGGTGGGCCATCACCGTTGTGCCCACCCTCGCCGTCTTCGTCGCCACCTCCTCCCACGACGCCGCCGCGGCACTGTCCATGGGCAGTGCCGCGCGCACGGCAACGGCCCTGTGGAGCCTGTCGCTGGGCGGCTCCTACGGCCAGGCGGGCAGTCCCGACGGCGTCCTCGGACTGCCGCTGTTGGGCCTGAGTCTCGTCGTCGTCCTCCTGGCACGCTCGGCCGTGCGCCGCTCGCGGCTGGCCGGGCCGGCCTCGGCCGTCTGCACCGTGGCATCCAGCGCCCTGGTCACCGCGCTCCTGCTGGTCCTGGCCACCCCCGCGGGGTCCCGGACCTGGCCGACGGCGATCCTTCTGCCCGCCCTCGTCGCACTCCTCGCCGTCGCCGACCTCCAGCGGCGTGGCACCGGGTCTGCGGCTCTGGCCGACTGGTGGGCGCGCCGCCCCGCCTGGGTGGATCCGGCCCTGCACCTGGCGCGCGCGACGGCCCTCCTGGCCGTCGTGCTGGCCGCCGCCGTGCTGGTGATGGCGGCCGCCGTGGGCGGCGCGCCGCGCATGTCGCGGCTCCACGACGCACTCAGCGGCGGAGGGGTCATCGCGTTCATCGGCCAGCTGCTGCTCCAGGCGGCCTGGCTGCCCGACGCTCTCATCTGGGCCCTGTCCTGGCTCGCCGGGTCCGGATTCCGGGTGGGGGAGGGGAGCCTGTTCTCCCCCGACGCCGTCATCGCCGGCCCCGTGCCGGCGCTGCCGGTGCTTGGGCTCCTGCCCACCTCCCCGCTGGGCGGCGAGAACTCGAGCGTCGGCCTCTACGTGCCCCTCCTGCTGACCCTGGCGACCCTGTTGGTCGCCTGGCGCAATCGCCACGAGCTCGCCGGGCTGGAGCCTGGGCAGTCGGCGCTCGCCGGGATCGGCGCCACTGTCCTCCTGACTGCCGGGACCTGGTTCGCCTGCCTGGCGGCCTCCGGTCCCATTGGGCCTGGGCGCCTGGCCGTGGTGGGGCCCGCCAGGGCGACGACGGTCCTGCTCGTGGCCGTGGAGACGGGCGTCGGCCTCATCGTCGGCAGCGTGCTCGTTCACCCCCGGGCCCGGGCGCTCACCGAGCGCATCGAGCGCGTGGGGCGCCGCGCCGGCGACGACGGCCCCGGCACCCCCACGGATGACAGCACGGAGACCTCATGAGCACCCCCGCACGTCTCGTCGTCCTCGTCTCGGGGACCGGCTCCAACCTCGCCGCCCTCCTGACCGCCTGTGAGGAGGCCGCCTACGGGGCCCGTGTCGTCGGCGTCGTCACCGACACGGAGTGCCCCGCCGCCGACCTGGCCCGATCCGCCCGCCTGCCCGTCGCCGTCGTCCCCCTGACGAACGGGCGCGACCGGGCTGTGCGCGCCGCCTGGGACCTCGACGTCGCCGAGGCCGTCGGCACCCACCGGCCCGACCTCGTCGTCTGCGCCGGCTTCATGCGCCTGCTCGGCCCCGGTTTCCTGGACCGCTTCGAGGGGCGCGTGCTCAACACCCACCCCTCGCTCCTGCCGGCCTTCCCCGGCGCCCACGCCGTGCGCGACGCCCTGGCCGCCGGGGCTCGGCGCACCGGGGCCACCCTGTTCTGGGTGGACGAGGGCGTCGACACCGGCGCGCACGTGGCCCAGGTGGAGGTGCCCGTGCTGTCCGACGACGACGAGGCCAGCCTCACTGCCCGCGTCAAGGCCGCGGAGACCCCCCAGCTCATCGAGCACGTGGGCCGCCTCGCGCGCCAGATGGCCGCCGGGGAGCGTTAGCCGCCCGGGGACCGCGGCGCTAGGCTGGGCCCGACCGCGACTGGCGAGGGTGGGCCACCACCGGGGAGCGGCCGCACGATGGATGAGCAGGGGCGTCGCCCGCCTGGGCGCCCCGGCCGACCGATCGCACGAGGAGCGCGTATGAGCACGCCCGTCCCCACCACCCCCGTCCCGACCGAGGCCCTGACCGACCCCGAGCAGGTGCCCGTGCGCCGGGCCCTCATCTCCGTCTATGACAAGACCGGCCTCGTCGAGCTCGCCACCGCACTGGTTGGCGCCGGCGTCGAGATCCTCTCCACCGGCTCCACCGCCGCCACCATCGCCGCCGCCGGGCTGCCCGCCACCCCCGTCGAGGAGGTCACCGGCTTCCCCGAGTGCCTCGAGGGCAGGGTCAAGACCCTGCACCCGCGCATCCACGCCGGCATCCTCGCCGACCGCCGCAAGAGCGAGCACATGACCCGGCTCGACGAGCTTGGGGTCACCCCCATCGACCTCGTTGTCGTCAACCTCTACCCCTTCACCGACACCGTCGCCTCCGGCGCCCCCTTCAACGCCTGCGTCGAGCAGATCGACATCGGTGGGCCCTCGATGGTGCGCGCCGCCGCCAAGAACCACCCCGCCGTCGCCGTCGTCACCGACCCGGCCGACTACCCGGCCGTTGCCGCCGCGGTCGCCGCCGGGGGCTTCCAGCTCGCCGATCGCCGTCGGCTCGCCGCCAGGGCCTACGCCCACACCGCCGCCTACGACGCCGCCGTCGCCACCTGGTTCGCCCAGCAGATCGAGACCGGCGAGCCGCAGGCGGCTCCCGTCCCGCCCGCCTACGTCGGCCTGGGCCTGGAGCGCCTGGAGACCCTGCGCTACGGCGAGAACCCGCACCAGGCGGCCGCCGTCTACACCCGGCCCGGCACCACCGGCGGGGTCGCCCGCGCCACCCAGCTGCACGGCAAGGCCATGAGCTTCAACAACTACACGGACACCGACGCCGCCCTGCGGGCCGCCTACGACCACGGCGACGACGTCGCGGTCGCCGTCATCAAGCACGCCAACCCCTGCGGCATTGCCGTCTCCGCCGACGGCGACGTCGCCGAGGCCCACCGCAAGGCCCACGGCTGCGACCCCGTCTCCGCCTACGGCGGCGTCATCGCCACCAACGCGACCGTCACCGCCGCGATGGCCCGCCAGGTCGCCCCCATCTTCACCGAGGTCGTCGCCGCCCCCGCCTT from Actinomyces respiraculi carries:
- a CDS encoding LacI family DNA-binding transcriptional regulator translates to MATLQDVARLAGVSAMTVSNVINGRAGKVSAATTARVMAAVEEVGYVPNASARSLASSASRIIALVYGAAPGRAALGSPYESLFVGACEERARDGGFALMLCGATRVTETIDQLRSWNVAGAVVMATTITTPRDFANRVTAPTVFVDAYEDLDDISYVNIDDVGGARLVGEKIAALGHRHVAFVGPSTVGSGVVRARLDGLRQGLAEYGVSLERRDVFLAEVDFEQGRAFAHRLAQGRSEITAVFASGDFLALGIVAGLRQCGLNVPGDVSVVGFDGLDISTYTDPPLTTVRQSVRDKATTAVDYLIEAIGGDDPVLRGTVLPVTWAPGAALAGPPGPAAARARAAT
- a CDS encoding alpha-glucosidase, producing MSYPALVTSPRHVGQDAEWWRRAVVYQVYPRSFQDTDGDGYGDIPGITRRLDHLDALGVDVVWLSPVYRSPQDDNGYDISDYEDIDPLFGTLEDLDALIAGLHARGMRLVMDLVVNHTSDEHPWFTESRSSTLSPKRDWYIWRPAREVPGLAPGESGTEPTNWGSAFSGSAWQWDEATGEFYLHLFSVKQPDLNWENPEVRAAVYDMMGRWLDRGVDGFRMDVINFISKTYPLADAPRWEGALYGSSFAAVANGPRIHEFLHEMNETVFAPRRRHILTVGETPGVTLADAPLYTDPARGELDMVFQFEHVGLAEGPGGKFDPRPVDMSALKDNLAAWQSALAPAVDDDGRVTGELGWGSSYWDNHDQPRAVSRFGDDDPAWRGISAKTLASVLHLHRGTPYVYQGEEIGQTNTVFTGLDSYRDLESVNHFHERVARGDDPERVLASMMTNSRDNARTPVQWDDGPQAGFTTGTPWIDVTPNYPRVNAAAQVGVPGSVFEHYRALIALRHADDAVALGTFRLLDAGQAASWCVLREHVGADGAREQVLLLASLTREGLALGEGSALRALLAGQGVDLAEWAGAERLLLASLPAEEAPASGVGAPERLEGWDSVVLRRVVASTGVTLDAVPQGRIEVPSDQWEKGARLPSLSLPDGMTSDQILDEDRRDRF
- a CDS encoding 6-phosphofructokinase produces the protein MSPVALEQNPSPVLTPDGEKVRIGVLTSGGDAQGMNAAVRAVVRASLRMGAQPYAVMEGWAGAVAGGDGIRPLEWDSVSAVLHRGGTVIGTARSDEFRTWEGQMDAAEHLLAHGIDRLVVIGGDGSLTGTDEFRTNWPRLLADLVAAGRLGQEVADAHPTLMVTGIVGSIDNDLVGADMTIGTDSALHRILDAIDDISSTAASHQRTFIVEVMGRHCGYLALMSAVAGGCDYVLIPEMPPAEGWEDDMCLKLAKGREAGRRESMVIVAEGATDRDGNRITADDVSRAIEERTGETPRVTILGHVQRGGQPSAYDRWMSTLLGCAAAREAVLATPESEPVIIAEHHNRIHRLPMMEQVAATRAIKDLVNSRDYEAAVRSRGGSFAEMISIFETMSTPPVLSPAALGELHHESEAPAGGGPATTKRVAVVHAGGLAPGMNTAARAAVRLGLDHGMTMLGVHGGFPGLLDGNVTELSWDDVEGWVGDGGAELGTRREVPRIEQLYALGRAIESAQIDALLVIGGYNAYLASHLLVTERDRYPAFNIPIVCVPASVDNNLPGSELSIGADTALNASVQALDAIKLSAAASHRCFVTETMGRRCGYLTLMSGIATGAERVYLNEDGITLQQLAADSERMVESFRSGRKLYLVVRNEKASENYTTDVLAKIFAEEGRGLYDVREAIIGHIQQGGNPTAFDRIMATKFVHHALGLLAAELKAGTCAASYVGLLRGRLASHPLARMHEELDLDKRRPLSQWWMSMRDAISLVNDNDGPIPPDALPAFIPEAD
- the sucC gene encoding ADP-forming succinate--CoA ligase subunit beta, which encodes MDLHEYQAKGLLQRHGVPVLHGEVASDPQTAEEIAQRLLTPQCPLLVVKAQVRTGGRGKAGGVRLARTPAEAREAAEAILGLDIKGHIVRRVLVTEGADIAQELYASFLLDRAERRWLALCSAEGGMDIETLAKERPEALARVGIDPIEGVTPEVAARITAAAGIAEPLAGSVAEVLLLLWQTLVAEDATLVEINPLAVTPDGTVLALDAKITLDDNSAFRHEPIPDAHENEGTDPLEARAHELGLNYVRLEGEVGVLGNGAGLVMSTLDVVAGAGTRHGGVRPANFLDLGGGSSTEAMATGLELVASDPQVRAVLVNVFGGITSCDTVAGGIIAAVERLGGLDKPVVVRLDGNRAEDGRRMLAEAALPGVNVVDTMDGAADVVARLAHEATSPRTDTPQEA
- the sucD gene encoding succinate--CoA ligase subunit alpha, translated to MSIFLTEDDLVIVQGMTGSEGRRHTRRMLSAGTRVVAGVNPRKAGTTVAFDVEPLGPGAADVTAGTVEVPVYGTVAEARTATGAEVSVIFVPPAHVRGAVTEAVDAGMRLVVVITEGVPVADATWAIAYAAAHGTRVIGPNCPGIISPGRSNVGITPPDITGPGPVGLVSKSGTLTYQLMHELGDIGFTTCIGIGGDPVVGTTHIDALAAFEADEDTRLVVMIGEIGGDAEERAAAYIASSMTKPVVAYVAGFTAPEGRTMGHAGAIVSGSSGTAEAKKTALEAVGVRVGRTPSATAAIARDLLRELDGGSDVEE
- a CDS encoding DUF6350 family protein, which codes for MRTDHPLPRTLLPRDWPVAIRTGCEAALGGWAITVVPTLAVFVATSSHDAAAALSMGSAARTATALWSLSLGGSYGQAGSPDGVLGLPLLGLSLVVVLLARSAVRRSRLAGPASAVCTVASSALVTALLLVLATPAGSRTWPTAILLPALVALLAVADLQRRGTGSAALADWWARRPAWVDPALHLARATALLAVVLAAAVLVMAAAVGGAPRMSRLHDALSGGGVIAFIGQLLLQAAWLPDALIWALSWLAGSGFRVGEGSLFSPDAVIAGPVPALPVLGLLPTSPLGGENSSVGLYVPLLLTLATLLVAWRNRHELAGLEPGQSALAGIGATVLLTAGTWFACLAASGPIGPGRLAVVGPARATTVLLVAVETGVGLIVGSVLVHPRARALTERIERVGRRAGDDGPGTPTDDSTETS
- the purN gene encoding phosphoribosylglycinamide formyltransferase; the encoded protein is MSTPARLVVLVSGTGSNLAALLTACEEAAYGARVVGVVTDTECPAADLARSARLPVAVVPLTNGRDRAVRAAWDLDVAEAVGTHRPDLVVCAGFMRLLGPGFLDRFEGRVLNTHPSLLPAFPGAHAVRDALAAGARRTGATLFWVDEGVDTGAHVAQVEVPVLSDDDEASLTARVKAAETPQLIEHVGRLARQMAAGER